A window of Hevea brasiliensis isolate MT/VB/25A 57/8 chromosome 14, ASM3005281v1, whole genome shotgun sequence contains these coding sequences:
- the LOC131173037 gene encoding receptor-like protein Cf-9: MASLLWLAHFLCFLLFHLHFRAASSLPFSFNSSSPAMPCQHDQSLALLQFKKTFSIRSNASPWDFPYPRPYPKTESWKKGTDCCLWDGVTCDIETGNVIGLNLSSSLLYGTIHSNNTLFFLPHLQKLDLSNNDFNNSQIVPQFGQFLNLTYLNLNYSVFEGQIPLEISYLAGLVSLDLSRNYDLILKATVFNEIVQNLTQLQELDLSDLNLSSVATSSLMNLSSSISSLALSSCELQGKFPDNIIRRPKLQLLDLSGNEDLTGSLPRHNWKNSFRSLSLSGTKIPIYLDQFGNLTQLINLDISHNNLSGQIPSSLGSLKQLLLLDLSYNNFSGEIPSSFVSLKQLETLDLRVNNLSGQIPSSLGSLEELYSLDLSYNNFHGEIPSSFGNLKQLYTLNLYNNNLSGQIPSSLGNLGELYSLDLSYNNFNGEIPSSFVSLKQLETLDLRINNLSGQIPSSLGSLEELYSLDLSYKNFHGEIPSSFGNLKQLETLDLYNNNLSGQIPSSLGSLEELYSLDLSYNNFNGEIPSSFGNLGELYSLDLSYNNFSGEIPSSFGNLKQLGTLNLYNNNLSGKIPSSLGSLKELSSLDLSCNNFNGEIPSSFENLKQLDILWLNNNNLSGQIPSSLGSLKELSSLDLSYNNFNGPITFQGSRLSSLVYLDLSNNLLHGRIPSSIFKLVNLSVLILSSNKLIGEVSSAFCELNSLQILDLSNNSLNGSMPQCLGNFSNNLSVLHLGMNKFHGTILETFSVGSNLRYLNFNGNQLQGKIPPSICNCINLEILDLGNNNIDDTFPHFLATLSKLQIRILKSNKFHGLVKGTSTNYSFSKLRIFYLSNNLFSGPLPAEYFNNLKAMMIFDLNMKYMGAPNHPSYDYSVSLTLKGLEIELVKIHTLLTSIDLSGNKFTGEIPQSIGKLKSLKLLNLSHNQLTGNIQPSLGNLSNLESLDLSSNLLVGRIPMQLTYLTFLEVFRVSHNQLEGPIPEGKQFNTFDNTSYEGNLGLCGFPLEKCDNGERQQPTSSKEIDSKSKNGFGWKAVLAGYGCGVIFGVVMGYVVFKTRKPIWFVRMVEGEGRRRLKRLSN; encoded by the exons ATGGCTAGTCTACTATGGCTTGCTCACTTTCTCTGCTTCCTTTTGTTTCACTTGCATTTCCGAGCTGCttcttctttacctttttctttCAATTCCTCCTCTCCAGCCATGCCGTGTCAACATGACCAGAGTCTTGCCTTGCTCCAATTCAAGAAAACCTTTTCCATTAGAAGTAATGCCTCTCCCTGGGATTTCCCTTACCCCAGGCCTTATCCCAAAACTGAGTCTTGGAAAAAGGGCACAGATTGCTGCTTGTGGGATGGGGTCACTTGCGACATAGAAACGGGTAACGTAATTGGCCTTAACCTTTCTTCTAGTTTGCTCTATGGTACCATCCATTCTAATAATACTCTTTTCTTCCTTCCTCATCTCCAAAAGCTTGACCTCTCTAACAATGATTTCAACAACTCTCAAATTGTACCTcagttcggccaatttttgaatTTAACATATCTTAACCTAAATTACTCTGTTTTTGAGGGCCAAATTCCACTTGAAATTTCTTATCTTGCTGGTTTGGTATCTCTTGATCTTTCAAGGAATTATGATTTGATACTCAAAGCCACTGTTTTTAACGAGATTGTTCAAAACCTAACCCAGTTACAGGAATTGGACCTAAGTGATCTAAACCTGTCGTCGGTTGCAACTAGTTCCTTGATGAATTTGTCTTCTTCTATATCATCACTTGCACTCTCCTCTTGTGAATTGCAAGGGAAATTCCCAGACAACATAATTCGACGACCAAAACTCCAATTGCTCGATTTATCGGGCAATGAAGATCTCACTGGTTCCCTACCTAGGCATAATTGGAAAAACTCCTTCCGTTCCTTGTCTCTTTCTGGGACAAAAATTCCAATATATTTAGACCA GTTTGGTAACTTGACTCAACTCATTAACTTGGACATCTCTCATAATAATCTCAGCGGTCAAATTCCATCCTCACTTGGAAGCCTTAAACAACTCCTTTTATTGGACCTCTCTTACAACAATTTTAGTGGTGAGATTCCCTCCTCATTTGTAAGCCTTAAACAGCTTGAAACTTTGGACCTCCGCGTCAACAATCTCAGTGGTCAAATTCCATCCTCACTTGGAAGCCTTGAGGAACTCTATTCATTGGACCTCTCCTATAACAATTTTCATGGTGAGATTCCCTCCTCATTTGGAAACCTTAAACAGCTTTATACTTTGAACCTTTACAACAACAATCTCAGTGGTCAAATTCCATCCTCACTTGGAAACCTTGGGGAACTCTATTCATTGGACCTctcctataacaattttaatggtgAGATTCCCTCCTCATTTGTAAGCCTTAAACAGCTTGAAACTTTGGACCTCCGCATCAACAATCTCAGTGGTCAAATTCCATCCTCACTTGGAAGCCTTGAGGAACTCTATTCATTGGACCTCTCCTATAAAAATTTTCATGGTGAGATTCCCTCCTCATTTGGAAACCTTAAACAGCTTGAAACTTTGGACCTTTACAACAACAATCTCAGTGGTCAAATTCCATCCTCACTTGGAAGCCTTGAGGAACTCTATTCATTGGACCTCTcttataacaattttaatggtgAGATTCCCTCCTCATTTGGAAACCTTGGGGAACTCTATTCATTGGACCTCTCTTATAACAATTTTAGTGGTGAGATTCCCTCCTCATTTGGAAACCTTAAACAGCTTGGTACTTTGAACCTTTACAACAACAATCTCAGTGGTAAAATCCCATCCTCACTTGGAAGCCTTAAAGAACTCTCTTCATTGGACCTCTCCTGTAACAATTTTAATGGTGAGATTCCCTCCTCCTTTGAAAACCTTAAACAGCTTGATATTTTGTGGCTCAACAACAACAATCTCAGTGGTCAAATTCCATCCTCACTTGGAAGCCTTAAAGAACTCTCTTCATTGGACCTctcctataacaattttaatg GTCCCATCACTTTCCAAGGAAGCAGGCTTTCAAGTTTAGTATACCTCGATTTATCCAACAACTTGTTACATGGCCGAATTCCAAGTTCAATTTTCAAACTTGTGAACTTGAGTGTTCTTATTCTTTCATCCAACAAATTGATAGGAGAAGTCTCTTCTGCATTTTGCGAGTTAAATTCTCTTCAAATTCTTGACCTGTCAAACAATAGTTTGAACGGCTCCATGCCACAATGTTTGGGAAATTTCAGCAACAATCTTTCAGTATTGCACTTGGGCATGAACAAATTCCATGGAACCATCCTTGAAACGTTTTCAGTAGGCAGCAACTTGAGATATTTGAACTTTAATGGTAACCAATTGCAAGGGAAAATTCCACCTTCCATCTGCAATTgtataaatttggaaattttagatcTTGGAAACAATAATATAGATGACACATTCCCCCATTTTCTGGCAACACTTTCGAAGCTACAAATTCGAATtctaaaatccaataaatttcatgGTTTGGTGAAAGGGACCTCTACCAATTATTCATTCTCAAAGCTACGAATTTTTTACCTCTCCAACAACTTGTTTAGCGGACCTCTACCTGCGGAgtatttcaacaatttaaagGCAATGATGATCTTTGATTTGAATATGAAATACATGGGGGCGCCAAATCATCCTTCTTATGATTATTCTGTGAGTCTGACACTCAAAGGCTTAGAGATTGAGTTGGTGAAAATCCACACACTTCTTACATCCATTGATTTGTCGGGCAATAAATTCACAGGGGAGATCCCACAGTCAATTGGAAAACTTAAATCACTTAAGTTGCTCAACTTGTCTCACAATCAACTCACAGGCAATATTCAACCATCATTGGGGAATTTGAGCAATTTGGAATCATTAGACCTCTCTTCAAATCTTCTTGTTGGAAGGATTCCAATGCAATTGACATATTTGACATTTTTGGAAGTGTTCCGGGTTTCACATAATCAACTTGAAGGACCTATACCCGAAGGAAAGCAGTTCAACACATTTGATAACACTTCATATGAAGGGAATTTGGGATTGTGTGGATTTCCGCTAGAAAAATGTGACAATGGGGAGAGGCAACAACCAACATCATCAAAAGAAATTGATTCCAAGTCTAAAAATGGATTTGGATGGAAAGCTGTATTGGCAGGGTATGGATGTGGAGTAATATTTGGTGTTGTAATGGGATATGTTGTGTTTAAAACAAGAAAACCTATATGGTTTGTGAGGATGGTTGAAGGTGAAGGGCGTCGAAGGCTAAAAAGATTAAGCAATTAA